One window from the genome of Mauremys mutica isolate MM-2020 ecotype Southern chromosome 4, ASM2049712v1, whole genome shotgun sequence encodes:
- the SNRPE gene encoding small nuclear ribonucleoprotein E: MAYRGQGQKVQKVMVQPINLIFRYLQNRSRIQVWLYEQVNMRIEGCIIGFDEYMNLVLDDAEEIHSKTKARKQLGRIMLKGDNITLLQSVSN; encoded by the exons ATGGCGTATCGCGGGCAGGGCCAGAAGGTGCAGAAGGTGATGGTGCAGCCCATC AACCTCATCTTCAGGTACCTGCAGAAT AGGTCCAGGATTCAGGTGTGGCTCTATGAACAGGTGAACATGCGGATAGAAGGCTGTATCATT GGTTTTGATGAATACATGAACCTGGTTCTGGATGATGCAGAGGAgatacactcaaaaacaaaagcaaggaaacagCTGG GTCGGATCATGTTAAAAGGGGACAATATTACTCTTCTACAAAGTGTTTCTAACTAG